The DNA region CGTTAGCCAGGCAGAgacaacagggggggggggagagagagagagagagagagagagagagagagagagagagagagagagagagagagagagagagagagagaggtaaattgaaccccccctccccactaaccaccacaaacaccccccccccccccccccccccccccccccccccccccccccccccccccccccccgccccccccccccccccccccccccaccaaccaccaccccaccccacctcccagtGAGCCTGTGGCTGCTAATGTATTTTCCCACCATTAAGCAGCCATAATCCCTGCTAATCAGAGGTAATCCACATCTCCTGTGAGCACCGGTACTGATGCTGCTccgctggtgctgatgctggggaTACAGAGGATGCAGAGGATGcagacgatggtgatgatgatgctgagGAGGATGGTGCGGGAGACAAGGTTGAAGAGGATGCGGACAGTGGCAGTGATAGCAGCATCACTGCACCCCAGCATCAGTACAAGACGCAAACCTCGACTCTCATTTCTTTTTCTACTCGTCCTGCTCTtcatatcgctctctctctctttttcaatctATCACCCCGGCCCACTCTCCTGCACGCTGCCACTGGTACTCAAGGAAAATGAGTAAGCAGGTATATTGCcacttatctctcctctcttctctcgtcactctcttatctctctctctctctctctctctctctctctctctctctctctctctctctctctctctctctctcactctctcgctccccccatcctcatcctcctctttctctcccactaggTAAAATGAGCCGGCAGGTATATTGGCACAtagcagagaggcagaggaaagTGGTGCtggtggctgctggctgctggctgcccAGAGTGTGTCCCCATTTCACACAGGCAGAGCGCGCTTAGTATTCAGTCGCCCTCCTGCTTTTATCTGTTTGCCACACtccacttcaggtcttttttatctatctcttttttcttaaattctctccctctctctcctctctctctctctctctctctctctctctctctctctctctctctctctctctctctctctctctccttatccctaCTGCAAGTCCTCTCTAGACAGCTGATGTTGGTGCCCTGGTGTGGTGGACAGATGTATCGACTCACTGGCTCGTTGAGAGAGTGAATGATCGACTGATTGATTGGCTGGTTGATTAGTTGATTGATtagttgattggttgattgagtGACATCTGGGAAACAGGACAAGCACCGACAATGGGTTTCACTTCTCATCCAATCTCTTAACCATTAGTGCATTTATCTCACTACATGCTAGTAAATCACTCTTAGAATATTCTGTTATATTGTTTCCTTTaaattctcctcttcttcttcctcttcttcttcttcttcttcttcttctttgttgttcttcttcttcttcttcttcttcttcttcttcttcttcttcttcttcttcttttttcttcttcttcttcttcttcttcttcttcttcttcttcttcttcttcttcttcttctcttcattgtaataacaataagaataataataagaagaagacaaAAATGTCTCATTGTATTCTAATGACTATTTCACATTTTCACATCGCCTCTTCATTCATAGCTGTGATGTCTGTCTGAGCTCCATGGATGGTGCCCTTGAAACGGGTGACATCCCTGAATTTGGACCAAAAGTGCTCTTCCTgatggagtgctgtgtgtgtgtgtgtgcgtgcgtgcgtgcgtgcgtgcgtgcgtgtgtgtgtgtgtgtgtgtgtgtgcgtgcgtgcgtgcgtgcgtgcgtgcgtgcgtgcgtgcgtgcgtgcgtgcgtgcgtgtgtgtgtgtgtcagtgtcaatgtgtctgtgtgtctgtgtgtgcatgtgtgtcctgcAAAAGCCAGGTGCTCCCTTGCATCACACAAAGGCATCCACGTCAACCTGACATATACACATGGTGACCCTGACATCCATACACACAGTGCTCTGTACCGGCCCTGCTCTGCTGTGGTTAAGGGAAAACGTTAATGGATACGCTTAATGCTCCAAGTAGATAACTTTTAATGTTGTTCACTTTTTATAAAAGCGCCATTGGAAAATGGAACCAGAAAAATCATAACCAAGTCAGCACACGGGAGAAGCAGAGCTTTCGTACCTGAAAGGAGAGCTATTgcactctggtctctctctctctctctctctctctctctctctctctctctctctctctctctctctctctctctctctctctcgctctctctctctctcgctttctctgctGCTATTGCTGTGGGTCTATATCGACTATTAGCTGGCTGAAGTACTCCCCGCTCATGGTCATCAGACATGCccgtccatttctctctttctctctcattcagagcacagaacacagtgtgtgtgtgtgtgtgtgtgtgtgtgtgtgtgtgtgtgtgtgtgtgtgtgtgtgtgtgtgtgtgtgtgtgtgtgtgtgtgtgtgtgtgtgtgtgtgtgtgtgtgtgtgtgtgtgtgtgtgtgtgtgtgtgtcccaaaggCTCTTTGGCCTTTTAACGTCAGTCACTTCAGGTTAATGCTGATGCTTTTTACCTTGGTGAACTCTGCGCTATTCACTTTTAAAAAGACATCCATGGAACCATTGGTACCATTTTCCATTTGTTATCATAGGCATTAAATGGATTAAATGTGCTCAAATGAAAGAACTGTTAAAGATAAATATATGGAGGGGGATGATTTTGTGCTGCTCATGTGCCCTTGACCTTTGACATGTTCTATACATTACattttccattacattacactttgttgatattttatccaaagcgacctacagttattgtacagggtattggttacagttccttgagcaatgtggggtgaggggccgtgctcaggggcacttcagccatggatggaggtgtagggagaggtaagggtggaattcgaacctgttaccctctgatcttaagaccaccttcctaaccattagaCGGCTGCCCCCATACCACATCAGGTGAACTGCCTTTGGAACAGAACACACATGGGTTCTAGAGTGGTTGATCGCCTTCCGAATAGAACACATGTTGCTTCTAGAAGGATGGACTGTCTTCGGAATAGAACACACGCTGCTTGTAGAACTGTCAACTGCCTTCAGAACAGAGCTCACATTGTCTCAATGACCCCccaatccccccctccccccccaacacacacacacacacacatatacttccTGAACATACAGCAGTACAGGATACATTATGACACATTATTTCAATGCCAGATACACCAGGACACACCAGAAGGCTAAAGCATAGACAGTGAGACATACTGTATTAAGTACATGACACCCAAGAGAAGAAGACATTGAGGACACTGAGAGAAGACTGCAAGAACCCTCAAAGAAAATGTGAAACATTTTCAGTATAGGCCAGGTACACATCAACAGAGAAGCAGAAAATACATTTGGCCTCTAAAGATCCATTACTACGCAATCACTGAACACAAAGAATAAACACGTGTCCTAAAGACATGAGGTTGGCGCGATCATTACAACACTCATTGCATAGTAGACAAGAAGATACCAGCCCTAACCCGAATGCAGTAGGACAGCAACATACCATGCCAGAACACTGTGAAAAATAGTCACTCACGTTTTATTGTGACCATACACAGATATTTAACCAATATGTTCTCTATTTAACCCTTGTGTATCAGGTGCCATCTGTCCAGCAACACTGCTAGCCCACATATTTCTATAACGTGACTTGGTTGCTATACCTTATGCCTTGAGGAAAGCACATTATACTGTAACTAAAAGCTCATGTTTGTGCTTGTCTTCGTTTGGGCCTTACCAGTCTAAAATACATTTATCATCGTGGCTGTGTGGTAAAAAAATATCCTGGTGTGATGAACCAGAaccttgaagaagaagaagaagaagaagaagaagaagaagaagaagaagaagaagaagaagaagaagaagaagaagaagaagaagaagaagaagaagaagaagaaatgctaGTGTGAGAGAATGTGATCGTGTGAGATAGGGATGCTAAGAAGGAAGAGAGCAGTAGAGTGGAAAaagtgagaaaggagagagagagagagagagagagagagagagagagagagagagagagagagagagagagagagagagagagagagagagagagagagagagagagatgatctgGGGTATTAGGTGGTCGTGTGAAGCGGTTAGCCTGTGAACTCTGTGTGGCACGGGAGCCGGCCTCTACAGACACAGGTTAAAGGTGGTTAAAggtctacagccccccaggatacacacacgcacaagcacaagcacaagcacacacgcacacacacagtcaaagcaCAGTGCTACTACAGGATTCATTGATAACTATATTtgtcaatattacaaaatgatgGATGGTTGTGGTAATAAGACATTATAGTTGTTGATTTTAACAGCTTTGCAACATGTATGTCCAGCACCAGCACACATCTTGTGTACTACAACCTCGGTGCGTGGAGCACTTGCTCTGACATCTTTGGCCTGCAATGCTAAGTATGCGCCAGTGGGGGGCGCTTGGAACTCGCTGATGTCGCCACACGCTGGTGCCATTCTCCTCAGCCTGCTTGGCGCGCGTATAAACCTAAGAAAAAGCTGATGAAATATCTGGGTTAAAAagaggaaatataggcctactgaaaatatAGGAACTCTTGTGTGCAAATGACACATTGCTGTCTCGTTTCAGTTTATTCCCTTTATTTTACCAATAGGCCTATGCGCAAAAGGAGGAACACTAGTCCGTAGACATCTTTATGGCACATGCGTGGCGTAATACGCCTAATAAAATAGTTATGTTGTTATTTTTTGAACTTATGACATAGGCTACAATCTTTGCTGCCAACTGAAATTAGGGTACTGAGAATGCATTATGTTGGAAACTTCtgtcataggcctactttatgtgtTACCACGAAAATGTGATTGATTCAAAATAGCATAGAAGCAAATAAAAATAGCAATAATAAACAAGCTATTATTTGTTTTTCCTCCATAAGTTCTCTTTTTAAATACATTCTTCTGTTCTTCATTGTATGAAGTTAagcatgtatttttatttctccGAACAAGTGCCTCGTCCGTTTTGACCCCGCATTGTCCTTTCGCAAACTGTTTACTCTTTTCATTTTGAGGCGAAACAAATGAAGTGATTGTTATTGTCATGTGCTAATAGTCCTCAAAACTTTGCGAATGGTAATGGCAATGACTGGGTTTACAAGGGGTGTAAATCAATTTTAAATCTAAggctacatttacatttacatcgACTGCTTGGCGAATGGACTGTTTTATGGATGCTGGGGCCTCGTGGCGTAATTGGAAACTATTTAGATAAGTACTCATTAAGATTTAAAAGAGTTTTAAAATAGGATTTATATTCTTAATTCGTGGGAAATAAGTTGGCGAGTGCCATACACGGAAATCCATCATTTTGGACACCTTCGCACGCGCTCGTTTTGGAGCCACTTTCAGGCCCTCGAGGCGCGCGGACAAAAGAAGGCGCTCACTTTCATTTAAGCACAGAAGGAGGAAGAAACATAATGTTTATCTCTTTCACTAACTGTATATTTGTTTGTAAATTAAACTAAATGGGTCAATGATACATGTTTATTGCTGCTGTTTTTGAAGGTCTTGTGGTTGTTGGAGTTTGGTGGTGCACAGCCAATGATTGTTGCGCCAAACAAAAGTCTTGTGTGCCTTTTCAGGTGGGGCAACGTGCCGTTGAGATCATATAAACACATCGCTTCATGTATTTGAGACTTTGAAGCGGGTTATTTTAAACAAAACCAAAACTGTTGTGCGCTTGGCAAGTTTGAACGTAGGAACCTCGGAGAGGCATTTGGGCTTTCGTGTTCGTTTTTACATTTTCAGCCATGTTTCCAGTGTTCAGCGAGGGCAATGAGGTGCTGTAATGGACAAAGATAAAATGGGAGTTATGCTATTTATGCTGTTCATATATTTTATGCTGAAATGAGATGTATGCCTACTGGTATATCTTTACGTATTATAGTGAGAACGCGTACACTAATTATTGGGAATTGGTTAACATAAAAATGATCAGTCGGTTCTATCAGTGAATGACAGGACAgagcatgtgtttttttctcaatATTGCACAATTTAATACTGCAGTTTCACAGGGAGATGAACAGCTCATAATGATGGGTGTAAGGCCTGCGGTGATGTTACTGGAATTCTTGGTTCTCACTTTTACGCTTTCCAACAGCATTGTTTAAACTTGGGTCCGACTTACATAGTGGTTTTCATTAATTGTGAAAGGACCCCATGGATAAAAGAGGACTAAACTGTGTTACTGCTAACTGTTACAACATACAGCCTTTCCATCAGCGTGCCCACATATTTCACAACAGTGAAAAGAATGACCAAATGCGTAATTCTTCAATGATGACCAAATGCGTAATTCTTCAATGATGACAAAGACCTTTGCTTGTAGTATATACGTTTTATGTAAGTAATAAAATATTACTATAACATAAATATAAATGCGACTTTGCAGTCTACATTTTGCAATCAACATACAACCAATGTAGTAAACGAAACATGTGTATTCACTGCAACAAAATTAACAGAGCCGAACAAAACAAGCTCCAAACACATTAAGgaaataaatatatagatatataaatGGTCAAATTCATAAAGGAAATCATATTAAAATATCTTCTCGTAATTAGTAAGTGTACAAAACTGCCCATAAAGAaagaaaccaacaaacaaaacgACAGAACTCAGAACAAATACATATGTTTACATTATTCAACATATTTACATGTCCGAAATACGCCTGACATCTATTTCCTTTTAGAGTCTTTGAAGCTGATGATGTTTTTTGATGAAAACATTAGTACGGTCATTGGTGACAAAGCACTTTTGCACTTTTCTCCTACAGTGGCTTCCTGTGGGGTACAAATCTGGAGGGCATTAGAGAAAAAACTCTCAACTTGGTAAAAGATCCCTCCCTGCCCTCAATTCACAGAAATAATAGCAAAGACTGGCTATCGCAGCTCGACCTCTCTGCCTGTCCCGTGGACATCTTCCTCTTGGTTTGAGCGGTGTGGTTTTGGTGTAAATCACTAAATACACAAAATAAGCACCAGGCTGCCTTTCAGGGAATTTTGgcgaaaacttttttttttggcgatGAATCTTATTACAAAGTGTGAGATATATTCCATGTGTAGCAGGGCACTGAAGTTACCTGAGAAAGTTCTTTCTTTTTCGATTCTGACCGATCTCCTTAGAAAGGTTTACTGGGAGAATCACAATAATATGCCTTGCCGACCATATAAGCGCAAAGAGATAGGTATGAAAAGTGTAAACAAGTCAGGATATTGAGAAGGCTGGGAGGGGGTAGAAACAAAACAAATTGTACATTTGTTAGAAATGCAAAATTACAACAATGCTAAAATGAAAATAAGTGCTCCATGCAAAAGTAAAAGGTAAACACAAAGAAATGTAATAAGCTATAGGCCTATCATCTTTGCCTTTTAACGTCTGAAACATGTCCAACTATGTCAGACGACTAAAAATGAAAATATttgataagaaaaaaaaatgatcctGTTGCCTGTTCATGTTTGAGCTGTTGTAATGTTGTTGAAGAACACTGAACCATCTGTCAGAAATCCTGACAACTGCTTTAAAGTAGGCTACTACACTATTGCAGGGGGTGGGTAAGAGTTGCATTGTTACCATACAGCAATACAtgaatagaaaaaagaaaaatattttccaataTCCTACATGGGGGCACGGTTTCAAAATAACGAAAACATCACAGTTGATATACTGATAAGAAACAATAACAATTTTCAAGTCTGATTAATAACGTTTAAATGTAGAAAGGCGCAATTCTGCTTATCCTGTCTCCTTTGTTGACGTACACAGCACAGACAAGCCCGTCCACATTCACACTCCAGAGAGAAAGCATGACTTGATACACTTGCTGAGGGAGCATCAATTATGTTATTTTCATCCTGACTGAAGTCCTCAATTTTGGTAAAATAAGACCTTGGTTTCATTTAAAAATGCGCGTAAAATTTAATTAAATGCTCATCATTTATGCAACACTCATAAACATTCCAGTCCACTTTAGTTGTCTGTCCGACCGTCGCGGGTCGCCAACCACAGAACTCTTCTGCTCAGCTTGCCTCGCATTGTCTTTTTTCTCATTGGGAAACCTAAAACGAAAATTAAATACTGTAAAATCCATAGTTCATTTTCTCATTGTATTTCTTTTTCCCCCTCAAACAACAACATTGTTCATGAAAACAGTCACTGCACAGGACTCTGTAGCGTGTGATGAAGAGGGGGGGTCTCCGCCTGTGAATATACGTCTTCCATAGACGGGTGAGGGACCCCCACTGGCgtcattcttttctctttttgtcttctgttgcAAAACCAAACACGCACGAcctccttctccagctgcagagtgcTCGCTAACGTGGTGATCTCGTGCGCCGAGGGCTTGGGGCACTTTAAGAAATGGTTCTCCAGGGCTCCCTTCACCCCCACCTCGATGGAGGTCCTCTTCTTCCTTTTTCTGCCCTGCGCCGCGATCTTGTCCAAGTTGGTGGGGCTGCCCGTGTTGGAGTCCGTCTCCTCCAGCCACTTGTTCAACAGCGGCTTAAGTTTGCACATGTTCTTGAAACTCAGCTGAAGTGCCTCGAAGCGGCAGATAGTGGTCTGCGAAAAGACGTTTCCGTACAGGGTGCCCAGCGCCAGCCCCACGTCTGCCTGCGTGAAGCCCAGCTTGATGCGCCGTTGCTTGAACTGCTTGGCGAACTGCTCTAGGTCGTCTGAGCTGGGAGCGTCCTCGTCCGAGTGGTCCGGGTGGTGGCCGAACGGCTGTTGGGGCGACTCCATGGGGTTGTCATGGCTACCCGTGTCATCGAGGAGCGGATCCCGCTGCATGTGGTGCAGGGATGCGGGCTGTGGGCTCAGCATGCTGAGGTTCGCATAGCTCCCCTGCGAGTACACCAGTGACTGGTGACCGTTGGACGCGGGCGAGAGGGGGGACAAGTGGTgcgtggtggtgggggcccattGGTGGTTGTTCTGTGTCTGCTGCTGGACTGGGTGCGATCTGTGGTGGAAGCCGTTGTTTCCCTGGTCATCCCGGCCCCCCTGTCCCACGCTGGCTTTGTTGTGCTGCTCCAGCTGGCCGATGTGAGTGCCACTGGTCCAGTCGATGTTGGAGGGCCACTGGTGCGTCAGGCTCATGGGGTGGTGCCCCAGCCCTTGCAGGTACTCGGGGTGCATCATCTTCTGCACCTCTCGGTAGGTCGTCCCCTGGTGCATCCGGTCCGAGTCGGGGTGCATTAAGGGGGTAGAAGGCAAGCTATTCCGCGGGAAATATTGGGTTGCTGTCGCCATGGCTCCGACTGAGAGTAAACTGCCAGACTCTGCGGAGCTCCGTGGGCTTTAGAGCCGAAAATGCAACAACCTGCTGGGGAGGTCTTTAGCTGCGCGCCTGACCACGCCTCCTCAGGACTACTATTGGTTCCTCGGGTGGCTGGACCCCGCCTGTTATTCCAGCACGCGCGCTACCGAGCCACTTGGTTGGCTGGCTTGCAAAATGATCCTAGTTACttgcacccccctctctctcgctttcacatctccctctttttctctaactctctctctctctcactcctctttttctctacccccccccccacacacacacacacacgcagtctctctccctcccagtcgAGGCGGAGAGCGGTAGCAAAACAGTAGGAAATTATTGGGTTTCGCTTAGTTTTACGGGCTGTTTTGAAAATAGCCACGTGGGGGAGTACGGAGCTCTTTTTGTAGGGGTAGCTCGCGTACCCCTCAGCGTTTGTACCCACAAGTAAAGAGTTGGcggggtgtctctctctctctctctctctctctctctctctctctctctctctctctctctctctctctctctctctctctctctctcatcgtggATTAGTATTCTGGCGCTATTCAAAGCCCTCAAACCACCCACAAAACCAGATGCATAAAGCCACATTAAAGGCAAGCATGTCTCCATATGCATCGCTACAACACTGCACGTTCATTTATCCGAGGCGGATAAAGCCGCGGAGCGCCTGCGTCCGTATTTAAAGCGCAAATGCATCTCTGGCTGTACCAGGAGCGGGAAGGTGTACAGCCTACACACAGGCAACGCAATCTGCATATGTTAGGAAACAGAAATAAACAGCCAAAGAAATTTGACATACTACACTTCCCACAGTAGCCTACCCTGCACAACAGGaaatatgtgtttttttctgttttgttgtaTTTCATTTTACAGCACTTTCATTTTATATGAAGTCCTATGTGAAAATGGGCCTGACGATTAGAGGGGTCAAATGAGGAATATATTACATTTAATTCAGTGAATATCCTCTATATTATGTCAGTGCTTGAACTGCACAGTGCGcacaatattacaaaaatgatgaTACTTTAGCAAAACTGTGCGCGCAGATTTCCCCCCTTTGACGACCTTAATTTTTTGTTAAATATAATTCGACTGTGTGTGCTTTCATTATGCAAAAAATCTGTTGAGAAGAACATTGGTGGTATTCCTTCGCTTTTCTCTATCGAAGCATTTTTCTAAACAGCAAGTTGGAGTGCAATCCTGTCTCGTGTCTCCCTCCTGGCTTCCTCTCCGCGCGCTCTCCCGCCTGATCTGATTACTT from Engraulis encrasicolus isolate BLACKSEA-1 chromosome 5, IST_EnEncr_1.0, whole genome shotgun sequence includes:
- the pou3f1 gene encoding POU domain, class 3, transcription factor 1, which encodes MATATQYFPRNSLPSTPLMHPDSDRMHQGTTYREVQKMMHPEYLQGLGHHPMSLTHQWPSNIDWTSGTHIGQLEQHNKASVGQGGRDDQGNNGFHHRSHPVQQQTQNNHQWAPTTTHHLSPLSPASNGHQSLVYSQGSYANLSMLSPQPASLHHMQRDPLLDDTGSHDNPMESPQQPFGHHPDHSDEDAPSSDDLEQFAKQFKQRRIKLGFTQADVGLALGTLYGNVFSQTTICRFEALQLSFKNMCKLKPLLNKWLEETDSNTGSPTNLDKIAAQGRKRKKRTSIEVGVKGALENHFLKCPKPSAHEITTLASTLQLEKEVVRVWFCNRRQKEKRMTPVGVPHPSMEDVYSQAETPPLHHTLQSPVQ